From the Cydia splendana chromosome 27, ilCydSple1.2, whole genome shotgun sequence genome, one window contains:
- the LOC134803742 gene encoding synaptotagmin-7 isoform X5, translating into MDSLSMLSPSHVMAFLQNRSISLVDMYIDNSEPSENVGQIHFSLEYDFQNTTLILRIIQGKELPAKDLSGTSDPYVRVTLLPDKKHRLETKIKRRTLNPRWNETFYFEGFPIQKLQSRVLHLHVFDYDRFSRDDSIGEVFLPLCQVDLSEKPSFWKALKPPAKDKCGELLTSLCYHPSNSVLTLTLLKARNLKAKDINGKSDPYVKVWLQFGDKRIEKRKTAIFKCTLNPVFNDAFSFNVPWEKIRECSLDVQVMDFDNIGRNELIGRILLAGKNGSGATETKHWQDMITKPRQTIVQWHRLKPE; encoded by the exons ATGGATTCTCTTTCCATGCTATCTCCTTCACATGTG ATGGCGTTCCTCCAGAACCGGTCCATCTCGCTGGTGGACATGTACATCGATAACAGCGAGCCGAGCGAGAACGTCGGCCAGATACACTTCTCGCTCGAGTACGATTTCCAGAATACGACGCTTATATTGAGGATCATTCAG GGTAAGGAGCTACCTGCAAAAGATCTAAGCGGCACTTCGGACCCCTACGTCCGAGTGACGCTCCTCCCAGACAAGAAACATCGGTTGGAGACCAAGATAAAGCGGCGAACTTTGAACCCGCGGTGGAATGAGACCTTCTACTTCGAAGGCTTTCCTATACAGAAGCTGCAAAGTCGG GTTCTACATCTTCACGTATTCGACTACGATCGCTTCTCCAGGGATGACTCCATTGGGGAAGTATTCCTGCCACTTTGCCAG GTGGATCTAAGCGAGAAGCCCTCCTTCTGGAAGGCTCTGAAGCCGCCAGCGAAGGATAAATGCGGCGAGCTTCTGACCTCGCTGTGCTACCATCCGAGCAACTCCGTGCTCACGCTGACGCTGCTGAAGGCGAGGAACTTGAAGGCTAAGGATATTAACGGGAAATCAG aTCCGTACGTGAAAGTCTGGCTGCAGTTCGGCGACAAGCGCATCGAGAAACGCAAGACGGCGATCTTCAAATGCACGCTCAACCCCGTCTTCAACGACGCATTCTCCTTCAACGTGCCCTGGGAGAAGATCCGTGAATGCTCGCTCGATGTCCAGGTCATGGATTTCGATAATATTGGGAGGAATGAGCTCATCGGACGGATACTTTTGGCCG GGAAAAACGGCTCCGGCGCCACAGAAACCAAGCACTGGCAGGACATGATCACCAAACCTCGGCAGACCATCGTGCAATGGCACCGCCTGAAGCCGGAATAA